One genomic region from Panthera tigris isolate Pti1 chromosome D1, P.tigris_Pti1_mat1.1, whole genome shotgun sequence encodes:
- the ANKRD49 gene encoding ankyrin repeat domain-containing protein 49 gives MEKGKVNDDGKPDTESSLDFSEHFNQLELLETHGHLIPTGTQSLWVGNSDEDEEQDEKTEEWYQLQEKKMEKDPSKLLLWAAERNRLTTVRRLLSEKSTHVNTRDEDEYTPLHRAAYSGHLDVVRELIAQGADVHAVTVDGWTPLHSACKWNNTRVASFLLQHDADINAQTKGLLTPLHLAAGNRDSKDTLELLLMNRYIKPGLKNNLEETAFDIARRTSIYHYLFEIVEGCTNSSPQS, from the exons ACCAACTTGAATTGTTGGAAACGCACGGACACCTTATTCCCACTGGTACCCAAAGTCTCTGGGTAGGGAATTCTGACGAAGATGAGGAGcaagatgaaaaaactgaagagTGGTAtcaattgcaagaaaaaaaaatggaaaaagatccaAGCAAATTGCTTCTTTGGGCTGCTGAAAGAAATCgg CTTACTACGGTGCGGAGACTACTTTCTGAAAAGTCCACTCACGTGAACACTAGAGATGAAGATGAGTATACCCCTCTTCATCGAGCAGCCTACAGTGGACACTTAGACGTTGTGCGTGAGCTGATCGCACAAGGGGCAGATGTCCACGCGGTGACTGTGGATGGCTGGACGCCCCTGCACAGTGCTTGTAAGTGGAATAATACCAGAGTAGCTTCTTTCTTACTCCAGCATGACGCAGATATTAACGCCCAAACAAAAGGCCTCTTGACCCCCTTACATCTTGCTGCCGGGAACAGAGACAGCAAAGATACCCTAGAACTCCTCCTGATGAACCGCTACATCAAACCAGGTCTGAAAAACAACTTGGAAGAGACCGCATTTGATATCGCCCGGAGGACAAGCATCTATCACTACCTCTTTGAAATTGTGGAAGGCTGCACAAATTCTTCACCTCAGTCATAA
- the CD1H11orf97 gene encoding uncharacterized protein C11orf97 homolog isoform X3, translating to MRREEAVAVTSVAAPEPGRDGEQPRPPAGLGCGARGEPSGGGPQESCKQWKKFLYSEPHKRIKEVLEEELYIKRDECHIKNAPAVALEGIWSIRRNLPVGVLKPGLRSRNSMLPQAKYYSRIR from the exons ATGAGGCGGGAGGAAGCGGTGGCGGTGACCTCGGTGGCGGCGCCGGAGCCGGGCCGCGACGGGGAGCAGCCTCGGCCGCCGGCGGGACTGGGGTGCGGGGCGCGAGGGGAGCCCAGCGGCGGCGGACCCCAGGAGTCTTGCAAACAAT GGAAGAAATTCTTGTATTCAGAACCACATAAGCGAATTAAGGAAGTACTGGAAGAAGAACTTTATATTAAAAGAGATGAATGCCACATTAAAAATGCACCTGCAG TGGCCCTGGAAGGGATTTGGAGCATTAGAAGGAATCTCCCTGTGGGAGTCTTGAAGCCAGGACTGCGGAGCAGAAACAGTATGCTGCCACAAGCCAAGTACTATTCGAG GATAAGATGA
- the CD1H11orf97 gene encoding uncharacterized protein C11orf97 homolog isoform X1, with protein MRREEAVAVTSVAAPEPGRDGEQPRPPAGLGCGARGEPSGGGPQESCKQWKKFLYSEPHKRIKEVLEEELYIKRDECHIKNAPAVALEGIWSIRRNLPVGVLKPGLRSRNSMLPQAKYYSRHGGLGSKIWTLLTSAEAPEGAD; from the exons ATGAGGCGGGAGGAAGCGGTGGCGGTGACCTCGGTGGCGGCGCCGGAGCCGGGCCGCGACGGGGAGCAGCCTCGGCCGCCGGCGGGACTGGGGTGCGGGGCGCGAGGGGAGCCCAGCGGCGGCGGACCCCAGGAGTCTTGCAAACAAT GGAAGAAATTCTTGTATTCAGAACCACATAAGCGAATTAAGGAAGTACTGGAAGAAGAACTTTATATTAAAAGAGATGAATGCCACATTAAAAATGCACCTGCAG TGGCCCTGGAAGGGATTTGGAGCATTAGAAGGAATCTCCCTGTGGGAGTCTTGAAGCCAGGACTGCGGAGCAGAAACAGTATGCTGCCACAAGCCAAGTACTATTCGAGGCACGGAGGGCTGGGAAGTAAGATCTGGACACTCCTGACTTCTGCTGAAGCCCCTGAGGGCGCCGATTAG
- the CD1H11orf97 gene encoding uncharacterized protein C11orf97 homolog isoform X2, protein MRREEAVAVTSVAAPEPGRDGEQPRPPAGLGCGARGEPSGGGPQESCKQWKKFLYSEPHKRIKEVLEEELYIKRDECHIKNAPAVALEGIWSIRRNLPVGVLKPGLRSRNSMLPQAKYYSRHGGLGR, encoded by the exons ATGAGGCGGGAGGAAGCGGTGGCGGTGACCTCGGTGGCGGCGCCGGAGCCGGGCCGCGACGGGGAGCAGCCTCGGCCGCCGGCGGGACTGGGGTGCGGGGCGCGAGGGGAGCCCAGCGGCGGCGGACCCCAGGAGTCTTGCAAACAAT GGAAGAAATTCTTGTATTCAGAACCACATAAGCGAATTAAGGAAGTACTGGAAGAAGAACTTTATATTAAAAGAGATGAATGCCACATTAAAAATGCACCTGCAG TGGCCCTGGAAGGGATTTGGAGCATTAGAAGGAATCTCCCTGTGGGAGTCTTGAAGCCAGGACTGCGGAGCAGAAACAGTATGCTGCCACAAGCCAAGTACTATTCGAGGCACGGAGGGCTGGGAA GATAA